Within Staphylococcus sp. NRL 16/872, the genomic segment TGGCCTTCGGTTGGTAAAAATGTATTCACTCTTTTAATAGTTTGATTTGCAGCATCTTTATTAATAACACTTTTAATATAAATTGAGTATTGCATCATTAAAAAACCATCTTCAATTAACCTTTTTCTAAATTTACTATAAATCCTTCTTTGCTTTTTTGTCTCTACAGGTAAATCAAACATTAGTAATACTCTCATAAATCTATAGCTCATAGAAATGATATTTATTCAGATTAGGAAATTTTAATGATTGAATATCACCATCTTTAAAGTACTCAATTATTGATTGCACCATAATATCTATTGCTCTTATAACCGTTTGCATTTTACCATCAATTTCAACTCTAGCATGTAATAAGTTAATTATTTTTAACCTATATTCT encodes:
- the cas2 gene encoding CRISPR-associated endonuclease Cas2, whose protein sequence is MSYRFMRVLLMFDLPVETKKQRRIYSKFRKRLIEDGFLMMQYSIYIKSVINKDAANQTIKRVNTFLPTEGHVRALMITEKQYQQMQILLGEENQNIEMLGDNRTIIF